One part of the Aneurinibacillus sp. REN35 genome encodes these proteins:
- a CDS encoding YitT family protein → MKYHLRNIVAILLGSAIMGFGINYFNIANRLAEGGITGITLLLKYTLDWEPGLTNLVLNIPLLFVGWKLLGRQSAVYTIIGTVAVSFFLTIFSPFRHPMENDTLLAALYAGVTVGLGLGIVFRFGGTTGGVDIMARLVNKYIGWSIGRTMFIFDIFVIALSLYYLNLDLAMYTLVALFVAARVIDFVQEGAYAAKAIMIISDHAVDISQRIMQEMGRGATLLKGRGGYTGLDKEVLYCVVSRNEIVRFKNLVHRTDPHAFIIINDVHEVFGEGFTLDEQKKPLQK, encoded by the coding sequence ATGAAGTATCATCTGCGTAATATTGTAGCCATCCTGCTCGGCTCGGCGATTATGGGCTTTGGGATTAACTATTTCAATATCGCCAACCGCCTGGCGGAAGGCGGCATTACCGGGATTACCCTGCTGTTGAAATACACACTCGATTGGGAGCCCGGCCTTACGAATCTGGTGTTAAACATCCCGCTCCTGTTCGTTGGATGGAAGCTTCTCGGACGGCAATCAGCCGTTTATACGATTATCGGAACGGTGGCTGTCTCATTTTTCCTCACAATTTTCTCGCCTTTTCGCCATCCGATGGAGAATGACACGCTGCTTGCCGCATTATATGCCGGGGTAACCGTAGGGCTTGGTCTTGGAATTGTCTTCCGTTTTGGCGGCACAACCGGGGGCGTTGACATTATGGCACGACTCGTTAACAAGTACATCGGCTGGAGCATTGGGCGAACGATGTTTATTTTTGACATTTTCGTTATCGCTCTGTCTCTGTATTATTTGAACCTTGATCTGGCGATGTATACGCTCGTGGCGTTGTTTGTGGCGGCACGCGTCATTGATTTCGTTCAGGAAGGGGCCTATGCCGCTAAAGCCATCATGATTATCTCTGATCATGCCGTCGATATCTCACAGCGTATTATGCAGGAGATGGGACGAGGCGCAACCTTATTGAAGGGACGAGGCGGCTATACAGGGCTTGATAAAGAGGTACTGTATTGTGTGGTCAGCCGCAATGAAATTGTTCGGTTCAAAAATCTTGTTCACCGCACAGACCCGCATGCCTTCATTATTATTAACGATGTGCACGAAGTGTTCGGTGAAGGATTCACACTCGATGAGCAGAAAAAGCCGCTGCAGAAATAA
- the hisC gene encoding histidinol-phosphate transaminase, which yields MIPKTRIVNLPVYEPGKPIEDVKRELGLTEVIKLASNENPFGSSPKVKEAIIAELDLLPIYPDGACLELRSAVASFLTVEEQSLIFGNGSDEIVMLIARAYLEAGVNTIMAAPTFSVYKTNAVIEGAEVIEVPCINGAHDLDAMAARINEQTRVVWVCNPNNPTGLMIEEEELVSFLERVPEHVLVVLDEAYVEYVKSTSFPKSIDLLATYKNIIVLRTFSKIYGIAALRVGYGIASPEIVDKLNRVREPFNVNHLAQKAAVAALSDQEFVSRCRTANAEGLAQVYAELDALGVPYYPSETNFVYMMPERASKELFEEMLRQGVIIRAFPQAIRVTIGSREQNEKMLAALKSVLAPARQ from the coding sequence ATGATTCCGAAAACCCGGATTGTGAACTTGCCTGTATATGAACCAGGCAAACCGATTGAAGATGTAAAGCGAGAGTTAGGGCTAACCGAGGTCATTAAGCTTGCATCTAACGAAAATCCTTTTGGCAGCTCGCCAAAAGTAAAGGAAGCAATCATTGCAGAGTTGGATCTGCTGCCGATCTATCCGGACGGTGCATGCTTGGAGTTGCGTAGTGCAGTGGCATCGTTCCTTACTGTAGAGGAGCAGAGTCTTATCTTTGGTAATGGTTCTGATGAGATTGTTATGCTTATCGCCCGTGCGTATCTTGAAGCCGGTGTGAATACGATCATGGCAGCGCCGACATTCTCCGTCTATAAAACAAATGCGGTTATTGAAGGGGCGGAAGTAATTGAAGTGCCTTGCATCAATGGAGCGCATGATTTAGATGCGATGGCTGCGCGTATCAATGAACAGACTCGTGTAGTCTGGGTGTGCAATCCTAATAACCCCACAGGGCTCATGATCGAAGAAGAGGAACTTGTCAGCTTCCTGGAACGAGTGCCGGAGCATGTACTGGTTGTGCTTGATGAAGCGTATGTAGAATATGTAAAAAGCACAAGCTTCCCCAAATCAATTGATTTGCTTGCTACCTACAAAAATATCATTGTGCTACGCACATTTTCAAAGATTTATGGTATTGCGGCGCTGCGTGTAGGATACGGGATAGCATCGCCAGAGATTGTCGATAAATTAAACCGTGTTCGTGAGCCGTTTAATGTTAATCATCTTGCCCAGAAGGCAGCGGTAGCTGCTCTTTCGGATCAAGAGTTTGTTTCTAGATGCCGCACTGCAAATGCGGAAGGGCTGGCGCAAGTATATGCGGAGTTGGATGCGCTTGGTGTCCCTTATTATCCTTCGGAGACGAATTTCGTATATATGATGCCAGAGAGAGCTTCGAAAGAGTTATTCGAGGAGATGCTGAGGCAGGGCGTGATTATTCGCGCGTTCCCGCAGGCGATCCGCGTAACGATCGGAAGCAGGGAACAGAACGAGAAAATGCTGGCCGCGCTAAAATCAGTCTTAGCTCCTGCAAGACAATAA
- the qcrB gene encoding menaquinol-cytochrome c reductase cytochrome b subunit has product MIRKLYDWVDERLNVTPMWRDIADHEVPEHVNPAHHFSAFVYCFGGLTFFITVIQILSGMFLTMYYVPDIINAYESVKYLQNEVAFGVIVRGMHHWGASLVIVMMFLHTLRVFFQGAYKRPRELNWVVGVLIFGVMIGLGFTGYLLPWDNKAYFATKVGIQIAEQVPFIGVFIKTLLQGGPIVGAETLARFFAIHVFFLPGALFALLGAHFIMIRRQGISGPL; this is encoded by the coding sequence ATGATCCGCAAATTGTATGATTGGGTGGATGAGCGTCTCAATGTTACCCCGATGTGGCGTGACATTGCGGACCATGAAGTGCCCGAGCACGTAAATCCGGCTCATCACTTTTCCGCGTTCGTTTACTGTTTTGGTGGACTTACATTCTTTATTACTGTTATTCAGATTTTGTCCGGTATGTTCCTAACAATGTATTATGTTCCGGATATCATCAATGCGTATGAATCCGTTAAATACTTGCAGAACGAAGTAGCATTTGGGGTTATCGTTCGGGGTATGCATCACTGGGGTGCTAGTCTAGTAATTGTTATGATGTTCTTACATACGTTACGGGTATTCTTCCAAGGAGCCTATAAGCGTCCGCGTGAATTAAACTGGGTTGTTGGGGTGTTGATTTTCGGCGTGATGATCGGACTGGGCTTTACAGGATACCTTCTTCCTTGGGATAACAAAGCGTATTTTGCAACCAAGGTAGGTATTCAAATCGCAGAGCAGGTTCCGTTTATTGGGGTATTTATTAAGACGCTGCTGCAGGGCGGGCCGATTGTCGGTGCCGAAACGCTGGCACGCTTCTTTGCAATTCACGTGTTCTTCCTGCCGGGTGCGTTATTTGCTCTGTTGGGTGCACACTTTATTATGATTCGGAGACAGGGAATCTCTGGACCGTTATAA
- a CDS encoding nucleotide pyrophosphohydrolase produces MPDEAKSMTIAEMQRTVDEYIGQFKEGYFSPLALMARLTEEAGELAREVNHYYGEKPKRKDEAENTIDMELADCLFILVCFANSLNIDLDKSFHAMMHKFNTRDKDRWTKIDTE; encoded by the coding sequence ATGCCAGACGAGGCGAAGTCCATGACCATTGCTGAGATGCAGCGTACGGTCGACGAATATATTGGACAGTTTAAAGAAGGATACTTCTCGCCATTGGCTCTTATGGCTCGCTTAACAGAAGAAGCCGGGGAACTTGCGCGTGAAGTTAACCATTATTATGGCGAAAAACCGAAGCGAAAAGATGAAGCAGAGAATACAATTGATATGGAACTGGCAGATTGTTTGTTCATTCTTGTGTGCTTTGCCAACTCGCTCAATATCGATTTAGATAAATCATTTCACGCCATGATGCATAAGTTCAATACGCGCGATAAAGATCGGTGGACAAAAATCGACACCGAGTAA
- a CDS encoding ubiquinol-cytochrome c reductase iron-sulfur subunit: MSERNNKGVSRRQFLNYCLTGVGGFLAAGMLAPMVKFAIDPALKKAEAAGGKVPVASVGDITEEPKSISFKKKIVDVWTGEQETPLTAWVYKQGDEVIALSPVCKHLGCMVNWNGDEKHKNEFFCPCHLGRYEKNGKNIPGTPPMKPLDQYDVEVKDGKVLLGEVKPNKIAEGA, from the coding sequence ATGAGTGAACGTAACAACAAAGGGGTATCCAGAAGGCAATTCCTCAACTATTGTCTTACTGGAGTCGGCGGGTTTTTAGCAGCTGGGATGTTGGCGCCGATGGTAAAGTTCGCGATTGATCCGGCTTTGAAAAAAGCGGAGGCCGCTGGCGGAAAAGTTCCTGTCGCAAGCGTAGGCGATATTACCGAAGAGCCAAAAAGTATTAGTTTTAAAAAGAAAATTGTTGACGTGTGGACCGGCGAACAGGAGACTCCTTTAACAGCTTGGGTGTACAAGCAGGGCGATGAAGTGATTGCGCTTTCACCAGTTTGTAAACATCTGGGGTGTATGGTGAACTGGAATGGGGATGAGAAGCACAAAAACGAGTTCTTCTGCCCGTGCCATTTAGGCCGCTATGAGAAGAATGGAAAAAACATTCCGGGTACACCGCCAATGAAGCCGCTCGATCAGTATGACGTCGAAGTGAAAGACGGAAAAGTGCTGCTCGGTGAGGTTAAGCCAAACAAGATTGCAGAGGGGGCATAA
- a CDS encoding IDEAL domain-containing protein produces the protein MEKQKQSIVNPSTLSLMAEMVLDEAIRNYRIDTLYKHIDEALIQGDKAKFKSLSGELKKVLASKESK, from the coding sequence ATGGAAAAGCAAAAGCAAAGCATTGTAAATCCTTCGACACTGAGCCTGATGGCAGAAATGGTTCTAGATGAAGCTATTCGCAACTATCGAATTGATACACTTTATAAGCATATTGATGAGGCATTAATACAAGGCGATAAGGCAAAGTTCAAATCGCTGTCTGGTGAATTGAAGAAGGTGCTCGCAAGTAAAGAGAGCAAGTAG
- the aroA gene encoding 3-phosphoshikimate 1-carboxyvinyltransferase: MTTIQGVQRINGTITVPGDKSISHRAVMFSALAEGTTTIEGFLPGADCLSTISCFRKLGIVIEQEGDRVRVEGKGWYGLKEPSDILDIGNSGTTIRLIMGILATQPFHSVLIGDESIARRPMKRVTDPLRQMGADIAGRQNGEYTPLSVRGGTLRGMEYHSPVSSAQIKSAVLLAGLGSVGETTVYEPELSRDHTERMLRSFGVQVESFAGGVRVQGGQRLVSPGHIRVPGDISSAAFPLVAAAVIPESHIIVQNVGLNPSRSGIIDVLKEMGADVVLHNEREEGGEPVADIEITYAPLKGIEISGAIIPRLIDEIPIIAVLATQAEGITVIKDAAELKVKETNRIDTVVAELRKMGARIEPTDDGMVIYGKSALVGAVCDSHGDHRIGMAAAVAGLAAAGETMIVNAESINVSFPGFFSTLQEISR; the protein is encoded by the coding sequence ATGACGACTATTCAAGGCGTCCAGCGGATTAACGGGACGATTACGGTTCCAGGTGATAAATCGATATCACATCGGGCTGTGATGTTCAGCGCACTGGCGGAAGGAACGACAACAATCGAAGGGTTTCTTCCAGGAGCCGATTGCTTAAGCACTATCTCATGCTTCCGCAAGCTGGGGATTGTAATTGAGCAGGAGGGTGATAGGGTACGGGTAGAAGGCAAAGGATGGTACGGGCTTAAAGAGCCATCTGATATTCTTGATATTGGAAATTCTGGTACAACCATCCGCCTGATCATGGGGATTCTTGCAACCCAACCTTTTCACAGTGTACTCATAGGCGATGAATCTATCGCGCGCCGTCCGATGAAGCGGGTAACCGATCCGCTGCGCCAGATGGGTGCAGATATTGCTGGGCGGCAGAATGGAGAATATACACCTCTTTCCGTGCGAGGAGGTACGCTTAGAGGAATGGAATATCATTCTCCGGTAAGCAGCGCTCAAATTAAATCGGCTGTGCTTTTAGCAGGGCTTGGATCTGTAGGAGAAACGACCGTATATGAGCCTGAGTTATCGCGCGATCATACAGAGCGCATGCTGCGTTCCTTTGGAGTACAGGTGGAATCGTTTGCGGGCGGTGTGCGTGTACAAGGAGGACAGCGCCTTGTATCTCCAGGCCATATTCGTGTGCCGGGTGATATCTCTTCGGCTGCTTTTCCTCTGGTAGCCGCTGCGGTCATTCCAGAGAGCCATATCATTGTACAAAACGTAGGACTTAATCCTTCTCGTTCAGGTATTATCGATGTGCTTAAGGAGATGGGCGCGGATGTTGTGCTGCATAATGAGCGGGAAGAGGGCGGGGAGCCGGTTGCTGATATCGAAATAACCTATGCACCGCTCAAGGGTATAGAGATCAGTGGTGCCATCATCCCGCGCTTGATTGATGAAATCCCGATTATCGCTGTGCTTGCTACGCAGGCGGAAGGGATTACAGTTATTAAAGATGCAGCGGAGCTTAAGGTGAAGGAGACCAACCGCATCGATACTGTAGTGGCAGAACTGCGGAAGATGGGGGCACGCATTGAACCGACGGATGATGGTATGGTGATCTATGGGAAGTCTGCGCTAGTTGGTGCGGTATGCGACAGTCACGGAGACCATCGCATTGGTATGGCAGCCGCCGTCGCAGGTCTTGCCGCTGCTGGAGAGACAATGATAGTGAATGCGGAATCGATCAATGTATCTTTCCCGGGTTTCTTTTCAACGTTACAAGAAATTAGTAGATAA
- a CDS encoding DUF1405 domain-containing protein has translation MTTAWNWFIASLRAPWFLWTMIIINGLGSAYGFIWYAYQLEMTSPAFLRIFVPDSPTASTLFTLVLIAFLVGRSIPGLEAFAAVTNFKYGVWAVAAIIGGAAMGDQLNWQHYMLMISHGGMALESLLYARFYTLRLRHILYVAAWTLMNDVLDYTLDIHPWLANELEPYDHIVGILTAGLSVFSLVLIYMLTRFYQRRRNS, from the coding sequence ATGACAACAGCATGGAATTGGTTTATTGCTTCCCTTCGAGCCCCGTGGTTTCTCTGGACAATGATTATAATTAATGGTCTTGGATCGGCATATGGATTCATCTGGTATGCTTATCAGTTGGAGATGACATCCCCTGCGTTTTTGCGTATTTTTGTTCCTGACAGCCCGACAGCAAGCACCTTGTTTACGCTTGTGCTTATTGCGTTTCTTGTTGGACGGAGTATCCCGGGTCTTGAGGCGTTTGCTGCGGTAACGAACTTCAAATACGGCGTGTGGGCAGTCGCGGCGATTATAGGTGGAGCAGCGATGGGAGATCAGCTTAATTGGCAGCATTATATGCTGATGATCTCGCATGGGGGTATGGCGCTCGAATCTCTTTTATACGCGCGGTTTTATACGTTACGGCTCCGTCATATTCTCTATGTGGCGGCGTGGACACTTATGAACGACGTACTGGATTATACACTTGATATTCATCCATGGCTTGCGAACGAGTTGGAGCCGTACGATCATATTGTAGGCATTCTCACAGCAGGTTTAAGCGTATTCAGTCTTGTGCTGATTTATATGCTGACGCGTTTCTATCAGCGCAGAAGAAATTCATAA
- a CDS encoding anti-sigma factor family protein, producing MNCRAVRGLLADYAEGKLSEALEQEVEKHLETCAACEEEYSFYIESNQALLHSPILPAAYEDTSVSNKVMERILQENKWAAPVPERAREIPVSTQKWVTGLAIALLLACFLPVFMLGKQLSEVMQPDPFEAATDMVISAEALPFSTEGVRRTQTISYGVIATASEPIPYHLPPKEQTSHVHYGLLSALFGILVIVVSMSWLSRLKKHAD from the coding sequence ATGAACTGCAGAGCAGTCCGGGGGTTGCTTGCGGACTATGCAGAAGGCAAGCTCTCTGAGGCGTTAGAACAAGAGGTAGAGAAGCACCTTGAAACATGTGCAGCCTGCGAGGAAGAATACTCGTTTTACATAGAATCGAATCAGGCTCTGCTTCATTCTCCTATTTTGCCTGCCGCATATGAAGATACAAGCGTATCTAATAAAGTAATGGAGCGTATTTTACAGGAGAATAAATGGGCTGCTCCGGTTCCTGAGCGTGCAAGGGAGATTCCTGTTTCTACACAAAAATGGGTGACAGGATTGGCAATTGCGCTGCTTTTAGCCTGCTTTCTTCCGGTATTTATGCTTGGCAAACAGCTCAGTGAAGTGATGCAGCCAGATCCTTTTGAAGCGGCTACAGATATGGTTATATCTGCAGAAGCGCTTCCTTTTTCAACCGAAGGCGTGCGAAGAACACAGACAATTTCATACGGCGTGATTGCTACTGCATCCGAGCCTATCCCTTACCATCTGCCTCCAAAAGAGCAGACATCGCATGTTCATTATGGTTTGCTATCGGCATTGTTTGGTATACTGGTTATTGTGGTTAGTATGAGTTGGCTTTCACGCTTGAAAAAACACGCAGACTGA
- a CDS encoding Spo0E family sporulation regulatory protein-aspartic acid phosphatase codes for MEETRLIQLIREKRHSMHTLYIQANKNLRDEKVLAASKEVDHLINAVMKHRMSCRQKVHC; via the coding sequence GTGGAGGAAACAAGATTAATTCAGTTAATCCGGGAAAAACGGCACTCGATGCACACTCTTTATATACAGGCTAACAAGAATTTACGTGATGAGAAGGTGCTCGCAGCCAGCAAGGAAGTCGATCATTTAATCAACGCAGTGATGAAACACCGTATGTCTTGCCGTCAAAAAGTACACTGTTAA
- a CDS encoding c-type cytochrome → MKYLASLKGDGKGAAAGGTSAPATEAPKPEGGDANKGGESAATVPTGGTAEEGKTLANQCLACHGQDLKGGMAPSLAGVVDKLKPEGVVDILKNGRGGMPALGATWSDQQMSSMVEYLKTVK, encoded by the coding sequence GTGAAGTATCTTGCCAGCCTCAAAGGTGATGGCAAGGGTGCAGCAGCTGGCGGTACTTCAGCTCCGGCTACCGAAGCGCCAAAGCCAGAAGGTGGCGACGCGAATAAAGGCGGCGAGAGTGCTGCTACGGTTCCTACCGGGGGCACAGCTGAAGAAGGCAAAACGCTGGCAAATCAATGTCTGGCTTGCCACGGTCAAGATTTAAAGGGTGGTATGGCACCAAGCTTGGCTGGCGTTGTCGATAAGCTGAAGCCGGAAGGTGTTGTGGATATTCTGAAGAACGGACGCGGTGGGATGCCGGCATTGGGCGCTACCTGGTCTGATCAACAGATGAGCTCCATGGTTGAGTATTTGAAAACAGTGAAGTAA
- a CDS encoding sporulation protein YpjB, producing the protein MKKIMVLMGVVFLCAVLYTVWSVLDQRVFSAKVPEQTMSVYQKMDVLSQDVYQWTKEGKYAEVKGKLEELGRLFAETKPPKGLSIEAINALSDTIIKAKRAFTAAEADPNRLLWHALQLRLSIDSLTHEKQPLWKNYYSSYQEHVNKMMLLSASRKQGEFSRAFAQNLQLYQTLKPALTVSISIQQMEMLHSIYSFLLQETRKADYNWEAMANALTELNRLVDIIFIGEDQSTFAPGIPPESPLLIISLFASIVLTSLGYVGWKKYRAEQEAKKRKHREP; encoded by the coding sequence GTGAAAAAAATCATGGTTCTTATGGGTGTTGTATTCCTCTGCGCGGTTCTTTATACGGTATGGTCTGTGTTAGACCAACGCGTCTTCTCCGCAAAAGTACCGGAGCAGACGATGTCAGTATATCAGAAGATGGACGTGCTATCGCAAGATGTGTATCAATGGACGAAAGAAGGGAAGTATGCGGAAGTCAAGGGAAAGCTTGAGGAACTAGGGCGCCTGTTTGCAGAAACAAAACCGCCTAAAGGCTTATCAATTGAAGCGATCAATGCATTATCAGATACGATTATTAAGGCCAAACGTGCGTTTACCGCAGCCGAAGCAGATCCAAACCGACTGCTCTGGCACGCTCTGCAGCTTCGGCTGTCGATTGATAGTTTGACGCATGAGAAGCAGCCTTTATGGAAGAACTACTATAGTTCCTATCAAGAGCATGTGAATAAGATGATGCTTCTATCAGCCAGTCGTAAACAGGGTGAGTTCTCGCGTGCCTTTGCACAAAATCTTCAATTATATCAAACGTTAAAGCCGGCACTTACCGTTTCCATCTCGATCCAGCAGATGGAGATGCTGCATTCGATTTATAGCTTTCTTTTACAGGAGACAAGAAAGGCGGATTATAACTGGGAAGCGATGGCGAATGCCCTGACTGAACTGAATCGGCTTGTTGATATTATTTTTATCGGTGAAGATCAGTCCACATTTGCACCGGGTATACCGCCGGAATCACCGCTTCTTATCATTTCGCTTTTTGCTTCTATTGTTCTTACCTCACTTGGCTATGTAGGGTGGAAAAAGTACCGGGCGGAGCAGGAAGCAAAAAAGCGCAAGCACAGGGAGCCGTAA
- a CDS encoding prephenate dehydrogenase yields the protein MMEIAILGVGLIGGSLALSLKKNEDVHITGFDVVEDNLRMAHSLGVIDKGTTHLAEAVAQADYIFLCAPVGKLQELISFLRYTPLKQGAVISDTGSTKVSVMDHSHGFARQGVYFIGGHPMAGSHKSGVEASNDRLFENAYYVLTPAVDTPQQVVENLQALLAPTHAKVIIMNAQKHDEVVGAISHFPHIIASALVNQVAAYNSEDEMNWYRSLAAGGFRDITRIASSNPGMWRDILLNNRPVMKQLAEDWKLVLDRISDLIERADGKGIEQFFAEARIFRDGLPEKKKGALQPYFDLYVDVPDEPGVIGRITTLLGEESISITNIRILETREDILGVLRISFRSHEDMEEASRILESRGYGVYDRE from the coding sequence ATGATGGAGATTGCGATTTTGGGAGTAGGGCTTATCGGCGGTTCGCTGGCCCTTTCCCTAAAAAAAAATGAAGATGTACATATCACCGGATTTGATGTGGTAGAAGACAATTTACGCATGGCTCACTCACTTGGCGTTATCGATAAGGGAACGACCCATCTGGCCGAAGCGGTAGCGCAGGCTGACTATATTTTTCTATGTGCTCCTGTAGGTAAGCTACAGGAGTTGATTTCATTTTTGCGCTACACGCCGCTCAAGCAGGGAGCCGTTATTTCCGATACCGGCAGCACCAAGGTGTCCGTTATGGATCATTCGCATGGCTTTGCGCGTCAGGGTGTGTATTTCATTGGAGGACATCCAATGGCGGGGTCGCATAAATCAGGCGTAGAAGCATCGAATGATCGTTTGTTTGAAAATGCGTACTATGTGCTGACACCTGCTGTCGATACACCGCAGCAGGTGGTGGAAAACCTGCAAGCCCTGCTGGCACCGACGCATGCAAAGGTAATCATTATGAATGCACAGAAACATGATGAAGTGGTGGGGGCGATTAGTCATTTTCCTCATATTATCGCCTCGGCCCTTGTCAATCAGGTTGCCGCTTACAATAGCGAGGATGAGATGAACTGGTATCGCAGTCTCGCTGCAGGTGGTTTTCGTGACATTACACGCATCGCTTCCAGCAATCCGGGGATGTGGCGAGATATTTTATTGAATAATCGACCGGTGATGAAGCAGCTTGCAGAAGATTGGAAGCTGGTCTTAGACCGGATTTCTGATTTGATTGAGCGGGCAGACGGCAAGGGGATTGAACAGTTTTTCGCGGAAGCGCGTATTTTCCGGGACGGATTGCCGGAGAAGAAAAAGGGTGCGCTGCAGCCATATTTTGATTTGTATGTGGACGTTCCGGACGAACCTGGTGTGATTGGTCGAATTACGACGTTGCTGGGTGAGGAGAGTATCAGCATTACGAATATACGTATTTTAGAGACAAGAGAAGACATTCTAGGGGTGCTGCGTATTTCATTTCGCAGCCATGAAGACATGGAGGAAGCCAGCCGTATCTTAGAGAGTAGGGGATACGGAGTATATGATCGGGAATAG
- a CDS encoding RNA polymerase sigma factor, translating into MISTDSQLIREIKDGRVEYYAEIINRYERRILAFILHMLKSYHMEDMAEDLAQETFYKAFRSLHSFRDAEASFSTWLYTIARNTVLSELRKSRNSEVYLEDSKQQPARIAEGKLPEQELLRTERVYLVRQAINKLPEKQRTALILREYEQLDYKEIALILDSTVSSVKSLLFRARHSIKQQLEPYMFDMSFDEAEGMR; encoded by the coding sequence ATGATTAGCACCGATTCTCAGTTAATTCGCGAGATCAAAGACGGCCGGGTAGAATATTATGCAGAGATCATCAACCGATATGAACGAAGAATTCTTGCCTTTATCCTTCATATGCTCAAAAGTTATCATATGGAAGATATGGCGGAAGATCTGGCACAGGAGACGTTCTATAAAGCGTTTCGCAGCCTTCATTCGTTCCGCGATGCAGAAGCTTCGTTTTCGACCTGGTTATATACGATTGCACGCAACACCGTATTGAGCGAATTGCGGAAGAGCCGGAACTCTGAAGTCTATCTTGAGGATAGTAAGCAGCAACCAGCACGTATCGCCGAAGGTAAGTTGCCGGAACAGGAATTGCTGCGCACCGAACGGGTTTATCTTGTACGGCAGGCTATTAATAAACTGCCTGAAAAACAGCGTACGGCCCTCATTTTACGAGAATATGAGCAGCTTGATTACAAAGAAATTGCCCTAATCCTCGATTCTACGGTCAGTTCTGTGAAGTCCCTTTTGTTTAGAGCGCGCCACAGCATCAAGCAGCAGCTTGAGCCGTATATGTTTGATATGTCATTTGATGAAGCGGAAGGAATGAGATAG
- a CDS encoding tetratricopeptide repeat protein produces MRQQWEMQLERAIALLEAGDIESGLMELGAVEKNHPDDPVLGLQLVNIYHELGHHDSALAILERLEVRRGEWDAEIQKEMSVYRASLYIDLDRLQEAMDVLLPIKEAGTDDYRVFALLGELFLIDGLTEVAIRYFERAVELAPDNEEIQYLLGRLYAEEGESERAMAKWQLLEGFEEEAAILLERARLAARQGDFEAALALYEKIEDDEGNIEALYGAGMMAYQLGDWQRAVRHLARLIEQDADYISAYSLLAEALWKLNMKEQALAIYQRALTIHVEEEKLLAGYLRLVIELRKWDEAEATLAKLREIDEEDPAYWYWQGRMAEAQGRVQDALAYYEQVLSSGEAVADVQQRYQNLIQH; encoded by the coding sequence ATGAGGCAACAATGGGAGATGCAGCTTGAGAGAGCGATTGCATTGCTAGAAGCAGGAGATATTGAGAGCGGATTAATGGAACTTGGAGCTGTAGAAAAAAATCATCCAGATGATCCGGTACTCGGACTGCAGCTTGTGAATATTTATCATGAATTGGGCCATCATGATTCTGCCCTTGCTATATTGGAAAGATTGGAAGTGCGGCGCGGAGAGTGGGATGCTGAGATACAAAAAGAGATGAGTGTATACCGGGCATCCCTCTATATTGATTTAGATCGGCTTCAGGAAGCAATGGATGTGCTGCTGCCGATAAAGGAAGCAGGCACAGATGATTACCGTGTCTTTGCGTTGCTTGGCGAGCTGTTCCTTATTGATGGACTCACCGAGGTCGCCATCCGCTATTTTGAGAGGGCTGTGGAGCTTGCGCCTGATAATGAAGAGATTCAGTATCTATTAGGCAGGTTATATGCAGAGGAAGGCGAAAGCGAGCGAGCGATGGCGAAATGGCAGCTTCTTGAAGGTTTTGAGGAAGAAGCCGCAATCCTGCTTGAGAGGGCTCGCCTGGCTGCAAGGCAGGGAGATTTTGAGGCTGCGCTTGCGCTTTATGAAAAGATTGAAGACGATGAGGGGAATATAGAAGCGTTGTACGGCGCAGGAATGATGGCATATCAATTAGGGGACTGGCAGCGTGCCGTTCGCCATCTGGCCCGCTTAATTGAGCAGGATGCAGATTATATCTCTGCTTACTCTCTGCTTGCTGAAGCATTATGGAAGCTCAATATGAAGGAACAGGCTTTGGCAATTTATCAGCGTGCACTTACGATCCATGTGGAAGAAGAGAAACTGCTTGCGGGATATTTACGCTTGGTAATCGAACTTAGAAAATGGGATGAGGCAGAAGCCACGCTTGCGAAGCTTCGTGAAATAGACGAAGAAGACCCGGCGTATTGGTATTGGCAGGGACGCATGGCCGAGGCACAGGGCAGAGTACAAGACGCTCTCGCTTATTATGAACAGGTGCTCTCTAGTGGTGAAGCGGTAGCGGATGTACAACAGCGTTATCAGAATTTAATCCAGCATTAA